In a genomic window of Mycolicibacillus parakoreensis:
- the secY gene encoding preprotein translocase subunit SecY: MLSAFISSMRTVDLRRKILFALGIVVLYRVGAAIPSPGVDYPKVQQCIEEVSGGEAAQVYSLINLFSGGALLQLTVFAVGVMPYITASIIVQLLTVVIPRFEELRKEGQSGQNKMTQYTRYLTIALAILQSTSIVALAANGGLLQGCSYSHEIIADSSIFTLVVIVLVMTAGAALVMWMGELITERGVGNGMSLLIFIGIAARIPIEGKSILDSRGSTVFTMVCLATLIIIVGVVFVEQGQRRIPVQYAKRMVGRKMYGGTSTYLPLKVNQAGVIPVIFASSLIYIPQLVTQLVRSGGSGGAGDGWWDKLVGTYLSDPSNLVYIAVYFGLIIFFTYFYVSITFNPDERADEMKKFGGFIPGIRPGRPTADYLRFVLNRITLPGSIYLGVISVLPNLFLQIGNTGAVQNLPFGGTAVLIMIGVGLDTVKQIESQLMQRNYEGFLK, encoded by the coding sequence GCTCTCGGCTTTCATCTCATCGATGCGGACAGTCGACCTGAGACGGAAGATCCTGTTCGCGCTGGGGATCGTGGTCCTCTACCGGGTGGGGGCGGCGATCCCGTCGCCGGGGGTGGACTACCCCAAGGTGCAGCAGTGCATCGAGGAGGTCAGCGGCGGGGAGGCCGCGCAGGTCTACTCGCTGATCAACCTGTTCTCCGGCGGCGCGTTGCTGCAGCTCACGGTGTTCGCGGTGGGCGTGATGCCCTACATCACCGCCAGCATCATCGTGCAGCTGCTCACCGTGGTGATCCCGCGGTTCGAGGAGCTGCGCAAAGAGGGCCAGTCCGGTCAGAACAAGATGACGCAGTACACCCGCTATCTGACGATCGCGCTGGCGATCCTGCAGTCCACCTCGATCGTGGCGCTGGCCGCCAACGGTGGGCTGCTGCAGGGGTGCAGCTACTCCCACGAGATCATCGCCGATTCGTCGATCTTCACCCTGGTGGTGATCGTGCTGGTGATGACCGCCGGCGCGGCGCTGGTGATGTGGATGGGCGAGCTGATCACCGAGCGCGGCGTCGGCAACGGGATGTCGCTGCTGATCTTCATCGGGATCGCCGCGCGCATCCCGATCGAGGGCAAGTCGATCCTGGACTCCCGCGGCAGCACGGTGTTCACCATGGTCTGCCTGGCGACGCTGATCATCATCGTCGGTGTGGTCTTCGTCGAGCAGGGCCAGCGCCGCATCCCGGTGCAGTACGCCAAACGGATGGTGGGCCGCAAGATGTACGGCGGCACCTCGACCTACCTGCCGCTGAAGGTCAACCAGGCCGGTGTCATCCCGGTCATCTTCGCGTCGTCGCTGATCTACATCCCGCAGCTGGTCACCCAGCTGGTGCGCAGCGGCGGCAGCGGCGGCGCCGGCGACGGCTGGTGGGACAAGCTGGTCGGCACCTACCTGTCGGACCCGTCCAACCTGGTCTACATCGCGGTGTACTTCGGGCTGATCATCTTCTTCACCTACTTCTATGTCTCGATCACGTTCAACCCCGACGAGCGCGCCGACGAGATGAAGAAGTTCGGCGGGTTCATCCCCGGTATCCGGCCGGGCCGACCGACCGCGGATTACCTGCGCTTCGTGCTCAACCGCATCACGTTGCCCGGGTCGATCTACCTCGGTGTGATCTCGGTGCTGCCCAACCTGTTCCTGCAGATCGGCAACACCGGGGCGGTGCAGAACCTGCCGTTCGGCGGGACCGCGGTGTTGATCATGATCGGGGTGGGGCTCGACACCGTGAAGCAGA